A window from Candidatus Polarisedimenticolia bacterium encodes these proteins:
- the rpsG gene encoding 30S ribosomal protein S7 produces MPRRKVIAKREIPPDPMYQSQLVTKFVNCVMERGKKSTAEGIFYGAMDLVRDRTKDDPVKLLKKAVDNVKPILEVKSRRVGGATYQVPVEVNPSRRLSLAIRWLIQYSSERGSEKTMREKLAAEILDAAQMRGNAIKKREDTHKMAEANKAFAHYRW; encoded by the coding sequence ATGCCGAGACGGAAAGTGATCGCCAAGAGGGAGATCCCGCCGGATCCGATGTACCAGTCCCAGCTGGTGACGAAGTTCGTGAACTGCGTCATGGAGCGCGGGAAGAAGAGCACCGCCGAGGGGATCTTCTACGGCGCCATGGATCTGGTCCGGGATCGGACCAAGGACGATCCCGTGAAGCTGCTGAAGAAGGCCGTGGACAACGTGAAGCCGATCCTGGAGGTCAAGTCCCGACGGGTGGGAGGCGCGACCTACCAGGTGCCGGTCGAGGTCAACCCCTCGCGCCGGCTGTCGCTGGCGATCCGCTGGCTGATCCAATACAGCAGCGAGCGGGGCTCCGAGAAGACGATGCGGGAGAAGCTGGCGGCCGAGATCCTGGACGCGGCCCAGATGCGCGGCAACGCCATCAAGAAGAGAGAAGACACCCACAAGATGGCGGAGGCGAACAAGGCCTTCGCCCACTATCGCTGGTAA